A DNA window from Tachysurus vachellii isolate PV-2020 chromosome 20, HZAU_Pvac_v1, whole genome shotgun sequence contains the following coding sequences:
- the zfyve16 gene encoding zinc finger FYVE domain-containing protein 16, with product MDNYFKAAVCDLDKLLDDFESNTEEAENTSTTFTNFACQNPNLYSQCFISEPSTVSQTVPDVNSLHYGPTAPINAPDQRDLDTKGRVLTGVDLISSVVSRTSKSLTPPCPDRSLKPVCDLVNDTGSASLPCTNSHDAFKELEVAEKQLEEELLVDFDSPAVIYPENVKPSHDDLQGLDTGGHFDGPSNCFSLLDVILPMAVERTAELQKYSNSLEPLDNNKVQLPQSSCPEVSNSSELQNNSQCTLESEVTPNNLISSSVTEENTTATADFSTSLPKVPDDEHSVDSGDRDHEITTAIPTSERESSLYCLPMAVSMCGSLVASSIQETMVSEAKDSTEIPPSESKESPVSEETGNVIVTFAEVETSLCISQPDSSPEDDPELVQIMSNPEASTLPSSLYNRTFECNLPFSENLIAGDLPESSQAPSNAQSPNYPIEFDFTGDFLPESEQNMMVTDEELDAYLMGEAQRNNSDVSAEKFVDEGFSEFNGDLEGELRSCPVDSFASPESDRSLRFLDESEGSNVSSSSQESSPLKPDTTQTDNNTDDTLSSTAIRSVCSANQSPCYGGARPKQLSSQNIRPFLPQDGQNGQSEENVSTSEEENISPASPIVSQASNHSVGNFEATSHSDSNDHIYGHEELSEPPPYPGEVSGEAVDQSGTEDRGLGWRQPPWVPDSEAPNCMKCGQRFTFTKRRHHCRACGKVYCANCCNRKCKLKYMEKEARVCVVCYETIQRAQALERMMSPTGPSPNPNIPSEYCSTIPPMQQARAAGTLNSPPPTVMVPVSVLKHPGNDGFPKEQKHVWFADGILPNGEVADTTRLSVKPRRSSQDSSPVTPDPPTVWPTSKIPEGSEGSAHSSETGSEAPRKAPSGPWDYALLCGLGSCVQRALSLLPDDDDGLPPLLITTGEEDGGELLVEERPAACQIMLLLEEGGPKPLTFVLNANLLVNVKLTTYCGKKCWCLSSNGLQGVGQRELAFIIERLPEENSLPKDVFSLYINIFQDAQKGKYIEELGNVTFADSFLGSKEHGGFLFFSLSFQPLEGLDLPHSSFLFGVLIHKLEVPWAKVFPLRLVLGMGAECNVYPCPLVSVRFRESVFKETGHTIMNLLADLRNYQYSVPVVDNLRIHMEVGNSYIDIPKSKFNEMLKVVNSSNEHVISVGACFSSEADSHLICVQNEDGSYQTQANSIQGKPRRVTGASFVVFNGALKASSGFIAKSSIVEDGLMVQIPPETMEALRQALRDQTDFRITCGKTDTAPEDRENVNIRWVDWTAPVNTGMVSPIDGKSLEGVSSIHIQQDSEFEMDGRTIKCTEVFYLLKTPDCTLSAVLSSCTQFQREIATASCAALCPHLSVLVANGINHLALRVSTDTDMVEYQAGSGGSLLPQKYMNELDGALIPVIHGGSSCVPHQAMDMELFFFITQTH from the exons ATGGACAATTACTTCAAAGCTGCTGTATGTGACTTGGACAAACTCCTGGATGACTTTGAATCAAACACAG AGGAGGCTGAGAACACGTCTACGACTTTCACAAATTTTGCATGCCAGAACCCAAACCTCTACTCCCAATGCTTTATATCTGAGCCATCCACAGTATCACAAACTGTCCCTGATGTTAATTCCTTGCATTATGGTCCAACTGCACCTATTAATGCCCCTGACCAAAGAGATCTAGATACAAAAGGGAGGGTGTTGACTGGTGTTGACCTCATATCCTCTGTTGTCAGTAGAACTTCCAAAAGCTTGACTCCTCCTTGTCCAGATAGATCTTTGAAACCTGTATGTGACCTTGTTAATGATACAGGATCGGCCAGTCTCCCATGCACAAACAGTCATGATGCTTTCAAAGAGCTAGAGGTTGCTGAGAAACAGCTTGAGGAGGAGCTACTGGTAGATTTTGATAGTCCAGCTGTTATATATCCAGAGAATGTAAAGCCCAGCCATGACGATTTACAAGGACTGGACACTGGTGGCCATTTTGATGGTCCCTCAAACTGTTTTAGTTTGCTGGATGTTATATTACCCATGGCTGTGGAGAGGACAGCTGAACTGCAGAAATATTCAAACAGCTTAGAGCCTTTGGATAATAATAAGGTTCAGTTGCCTCAAAGTAGCTGTCCAGAGGTGTCAAATTCATCTGAACTCCAAAACAACTCCCAGTGCACTTTAGAATCTGAAGTAACTCCCAATAACCTGATATCTTCAAGTGTAACAGAGGAGAACACTACAGCAACTGCTGATTTCAGTACAAGTCTGCCTAAAGTACCAGATGATGAACACTCTGTGGACAGTGGTGACAGGGACCATGAAATTACCACAGCCATTCCCACCAGTGAAAGGGAGTCTTCTCTATACTGCCTCCCCATGGCTGTATCCATGTGTGGATCTCTTGTGGCCTCTTCAATCCAGGAGACTATGGTGAGTGAAGCCAAAGACAGCACAGAAATCCCTCCTTCTGAATCTAAAGAGAGTCCGGTCAGTGAAGAGACCGGAAACGTAATTGTTACATTTGCCGAAGTTGAGACCTCCCTATGTATTAGCCAGCCAGATTCCTCACCTGAGGATGATCCTGAACTGGTCCAAATAATGTCAAACCCAGAAGCGTCAACACTTCCATCCTCTCTATATAACAGAACGTTTGAATGCAACTTACCTTTTTCAGAGAATCTCATTGCTGGAGATTTGCCTGAGAGTAGCCAAGCTCCCAGCAATGCACAGAGCCCCAATTACCCGATAGAATTTGATTTTACCGGTGATTTCCTTCCTGAAAGTGAGCAAAATATGATGGTAACCGATGAAGAACTAGATGCATACCTGATGGGTGAGGCACAGAGAAACAACTCTGACGTATCAGCCGAGAAATTTGTGGATGAAGGCTTTTCAGAATTTAACGGGGATTTAGAGGGAGAGTTACGAAGCTGCCCAGTTGATTCATTCGCCTCACCTGAAAGTGACCGATCTCTTCGCTTTTTAGACGAGAGTGAAGGTtccaatgtttcttcctcatctcaGGAAAGTAGTCCCTTGAAACCAGACACCACACAAACGGATAATAATACGGACGACACGCTGAGTTCCACTGCGATTCGGTCGGTCTGCAGTGCAAACCAGTCTCCATGTTATGGTGGAGCCCGACCAAAGCAGCTATCCAGCCAAAACATAAGACCATTTCTACCACAAGACGGACAAAATGGTCAATCCGAGGAGAATGTTTCAACTTCTGAGGAGGAGAATATCTCCCCTGCATCTCCCATTGTGAGTCAGGCTTCCAATCACAGCGTTGGTAACTTTGAAGCTACCAGTCATAGTGACAGCAATGATCACATATATGGTCATGAAGAACTTTCAGAGCCACCTCCTTACCCAGGAGAGGTTTCAGGAGAAGCAGTCGATCAGTCAGGAACAGAAGATAGAGGCCTCGGCTGGAGGCAGCCACCCTGGGTCCCTGATTCAGAGGCGCCTAATTGCATGAAATGTGGGCAAAGGTTCACCTTTACCAAGAGGAGACATCACTGCAGAGCCTGTGGCAAA GTATATTGTGCCAATTGCTGCAACCGTAAATGCAAACTGAAATACATGGAGAAAGAGGCCAGAGTTTGTGTGGTCTGTTATGAAACTATACAAAGAG ctCAGGCCCTTGAGAGAATGATGAGCCCTACCGGGCCTAGTCCAAATCCTAACATCCCATCCGAGTACTGCTCCACGATTCCTCCCATGCAGCAGGCTCGAGCAGCAGGCACCCTCAACTCCCCGCCCCCTACTGTCATGGTGCCAGTTTCTGTTCTCAAACATCCTGGCAATGATG GATTTCCAAAAGAACAGAAGCATGTCTGGTTCGCCGATGGAATACTCCCGAATGGCGAGGTTGCTGATACCACTAGGCTTTCTGTAAAGCCACGGAGATCCTCTCAGGACTCCAGTCCGGTTACACCAGACCCTCCAACAGTATGG CCTACTAGCAAAATCCCAGAAGGAAGTGAGGGTTCAGCACACAGCTCTGAGACTGGTTCAGAGGCACCAAGGAAGGCACCCAGTGGGCCCTGGGACTATGCGTTACTCTGTGGCCTGGGAAGCTGTGTGCAGCGGGCTCTGAGTCTCCtgcctgatgatgatgatggtctgCCACCACTGCTCATCACCACAGGAGAGGAAGATGGTGGAG AGTTGTTAGTGGAGGAACGACCTGCTGCCTGTCAGATTATGCTGCTTTTAGAGGAAGGAGGTCCAAAACCTTTGACGTTTGTGCTGAACGCTAACCTCTTGGTCAATGTGAAGCTGACTACAT ATTGTGGGAAgaagtgttggtgtttgagcTCTAACGGTCTTCAGGGAGTCGGTCAGAGAGAACTGGCGTTCATTATTGAGCGTCTCCCCGAGGAGAACAGTCTGCCTAAAGATGTCTTCAGCCTTTACATAAACATATTCCAAGATGCACAGAAAG GGAAATATATTGAGGAACTCGGCAACGTGACATTTGCGGACAGTTTTTTGGGAAGTAAGGAACACGGTggcttcctctttttttctctgagcTTTCAGCCTCTGGAGGGTCTTGACCTGCCTCACAGCTCCTTCTTGTTTGGGGTCCTTATTCATAAATTGGAGGTACCCTGGGCAAAAGTGTTTCCCCTCCGCTTAGTACTCGGTATGGGAGCAGAGTGTAATG TGTATCCCTGTCCTTTGGTTAGTGTCCGGTTCCGTGAATCTGTATTTAAAGAGACAGGACATACCATCATGAACCTGCTTGCA GACCTGAGGAATTACCAGTACAGTGTACCTGTAGTAGACAACCTGAGGATCCACATGGAAGTGGGCAACAGCTATATTGACATACCCAAGTCAAAGTTTAATGAA ATGCTGAAAGTGGTGAATTCTTCCAACGAGCATGTAATAAGTGTTGGAGCTTGCTTCAGTAGTGAAGCAGACTCGCACTTGATCTGTGTTCAAAATGAGGACGGAAGCTACCAGACGCAAGCCAACAGCATTCAGGGAAAACCCAGAAGAG TAACTGGTGCAAGCTTTGTGGTTTTTAATGGTGCTCTGAAGGCCTCTTCAGGATTTATTGCCAAATCTAGCATTGTAGAAG ATGGGTTAATGGTGCAAATCCCCCCGGAGACAATGGAGGCTCTGCGCCAGGCCCTACGGGATCAAACAGACTTTCGAATCACCTGTGGAAAAACTGACACAGCGCCAGAGGACAGAGAAAACGTCAACATTCGCTGGGTGGACTGGACGGCTCCCGTCAATACAGG CATGGTCAGCCCCATAGACGGCAAGTCTCTAGAGGGGGTGTCCAGTATCCACATCCAGCAGGACTCTGAGTTTGAGATGGATGGGAGGACTATAAAGTGCACAGAG GTTTTCTACCTTCTGAAGACCCCAGACTGCACCCTCTCTGCCGTTCTTTCCTCCTGCACTCAGTTCCAGAGAGAGATTGCCACTGCCAGCTGTGCAGCGCTGTGTCCTCACCTCTCTGTCCTCGTCGCAAATGGAATTAACCATCTTGCACTTCGAGTATCGACTGACACAGACATG GTTGAGTATCAGGCCGGGTCAGGCGGAAGCCTTCTGCCTCAGAAATATATGAATGAGTTGGATGGAGCACTGATACCTGTTATTCACGGTGGAAGCTCCTGCGTCCCACACCAAGCCATGGACATGGAGTTGTTCTTCTTTATTACACAAACCCATTGA